The window aggttagcattagctacctACAATCTGCAACACTCTTGACTCACTTACCTTAAATTTTGGGAACCGCGGCTTCTTCGTTTTCTCGCTAACGACGGGCTCCTTCTTCCCCAGCCCAGACTGATCGGAGACTTCTGAAGACGTCTTTGTTGTAGAGGAGGAGTTGTTTGCTGTAGATTTTACTTTAAAGAACTTCCTCATCCGCTCTCGAAGATTTCGTGAAGCTCTGAGGATCGGTGAGGCAACTCTTTTCACCACAGCAGAAACTGGGATAAAGCAGCCatgctcctcctcttcctccttctcttcctcctcctctactACAACATCTACATCCTCTGAATTGGCCATAACCTCTTCTCCGTCGCTTGAAGAGGAAGAAGAACAGGCGACATGCTCTGTTTGTTTGAGGTCACTGATCTCTAGGGAACTAGAATCGCTGGTACTTCCTGTTCCTCCATCCTGATCATCCTGATCATATCTGGagacactctgctcttactggtgcaatgtgcaattaatgaagattgaacaccaggctgctcccatttagccatgaaacctcccacattaaaattacatgtgtttagttttattgtccaacccttagccttagtaacttagttacttttaaaatcaagtaatccataaagtaactaagttaattTTTAAAGTGGTAATCACTAAACAAAGTAAATGTGCTATCACTACATACTGGTTAGAGATACTTAGATACTTAACACACCAGATACATAAAGcacttaataaatacattcataaagAGTGAACGTACCTGATCGAATCATCCACACAATGAATGATGATCTGAGCAGAAGATGCTTCAGATCTTTCAGTCTGACTCGTTTCACTGgtgataaaaataaaagtagaaattagttaagaaacaaacaaacacctgaaaaaaaaaagcttctcctCCTTATGGGCTTGGAGCTTGGAGATTTCCAGATTTCagctaaggcttggtgcagcagcattagtattagtggctaatgctaatattactactccagtctctgtgctggagaactaaactaaaactgaaactcctgtataacgctgtacttcagtgtacctgactggtagaattaatacataaaatgcactggattataaggagcactgatgatttttgggaaaattaaggaaTTTTAAGTGCTTACCATTCCTGATCTTTCTCGATCTTCATCCAAGGGTGGTTAGCCACTTCCGTAACCGAAGGCCGAGTGGACGGGTCGACATGCAGTATGAACTCTATGAATTTCCTGCAGTCCTCGTCCACCGGGATCCCGTACGGAAACGTTACAGGTTTCTTCTGGGCTTCTACGAGACCCCTCAAGGATACTCCTCTGAAGGGCAGGGTTCCGACGATCATGGTGTATAAGATGACACCCAGACTCCAAACGTCGCTCTTTTTAGCATCACGTGGGGTCTCTGTGATCACCTCCGGCGCGGCGTAATCAGCCGTGCAGTAAAAGCATCCGGCATAAAATCGGCCTAATCCGAATTCGGCCAGTTTGATCTGGTTGTCGGCCGTCACCAGGACATTCCTGCACTTCAGATCGCGATGCACGATGTCCTGCTGGTGCAGATACTCCACAGCGCTGAGGAGCTGGGAGAACCAGGCTTTAGCTTGGCCAATAGGAATGCGTGTGAGATCGAAGATCTTCTCCTGCAGGTTCATTTTGGCGCATTCCATCACCACGAACACCCGACCGTCGGACAGCTCGTCAAAAATCTCCAGCACCTGGGCGATGTGTGGGTGCTCCACTGTTTTAAGAATTTGGATTTCGCGCGGCAGAAGCTTATCGACGACACAATGCGGCGAAGGCCTGCGCTTCACTATTTTGATGGCTGCCTCCTTCTGGTGCCTTTTGGAGTAGGCGAGTTTAACCACGCCGTAAGTCCCCTCACCGAGAAAATCCATCACCTCGTATCCCAAACACTTCAACACGTCCGCGTCCGAGCTCTGCATTTTTACACTGTAggtgaaagaaaaaagagaagataaGGGTCAGAAGGTTATGAAAACACATAATATCCATTCAAtttagtaaaaaagtaaaaaattatatatatatatatacacaccgaATTCTTTGCACTCACTATATAAGACGagatggattataaggcacattatgcgacaatAGCAAGGAACgggtgtgtcgccatgtttttcttctaatttaccTGTAaacctaagctaagtaaacaaaactgtaataaataaaaaaacatgagcgttggatgttaatctacacagatttctctcctgaacatttgggtttatttgggtgaattaaGAAAacccttcagtttatttacagtaatcttaaaTTTCcaaaatttccactaaggctgggtgacAGGGCGATATTATTACTAATTTCAAGAACTTCAACCTCCAATGAAGTCAacgcaaaaaacatcaaaagcaaatcaaaataatgatggaactggcactcatcaggaccacctctgtagtacaggataagttcatcagagttaccagcctcagaaaccaagtTAACGAGTCAACAGCTCCCTAGATACAAGCACCTAAATACTGTCtttatagagtattttggttagagtatttatttatttattttttttacttttgactggtattgtacacGATGTTATAAAATGTAATGTCATGTTTAAAAccttctttaaaacatttaaaacattttatctcAAGCAGTTGGTTATGTGTtgcttttatatacagtaaaaaacactaaatagTTCTTACCTCGTCTTGAACGCAGTGGAGAAAACAAATGCAGGACTATAGAACGACTGTAGAACCTGGTTCTAGATAAGAAAGTTCTAGATAAGTGTAAACCGACGTTAACGCTACAGAGAATGTAGTAAAGCTGTGTATCGTACGCTGTCCAGTCCTAAACTGAGCCAGTCAGCAGAACTCAAACCCTTTAGACAGGGTTCTATGACATCATCAGTATGACATCACTATGGAGCAGCAGGCTCTGGGGTTCCGTCAGTTCTGGCACTGAGTGTGGGCTATAGAACTAACTGTACTTGTACTGTATGAACCACAAAACATTTAGCACCTTTAGTTACTTAACCAACACATGAACCAATCACAGGAGGAGGCTTAACTCACTATATATGTCATTATTGATTATCACATTATTGGTAGAAAAATCACATTATTGATATAAATGATTGTAGTTATAATACTCTGTCAATTGCTATTAACATAAATTTAACATGCATTAGATTTCAGACATgttcaattaaaacaattaatacaTCTACTTAGATAATATTCAGATATATCTGATTATATCTGATTATATAGTCAAAAAAgtcaaaatatacaatattttatcaATAGGAAAgtaataaacataattatttaattattttggacTGAGATTCAACTAAAGGAAGGGgggaaaacacaaaacaaatatattattgtaggtttaaaatgtaattagatatataatcaaatattatgatcagatattattaaacattttagattttatttttaaaacaggaTTCTTCTTTTTAcctacaataatatatatttgttttgtgttttttgccctCTCCTTATATTGAATCTCAGTCCAACATAATTATGTTTATTACTTTCCTATTGATGTAATACTGCATATTTTGACTTTATTGACTATatatttccctctgggatcaataaagtatctatctatccatttattgCAAGTTACTGCTCTATTTATACAGTAAAAgtgaaatgtttggacacacattttttctttttaaatgtgtttctttctgtttatgatactttaaaatataaatttattatTGAAGACACTATTAAAGGTATACAGCAACACATAACTTTTTATATAGacaaaacgtgtaaaaaaaaagaagcaaaaaacagaatgtttcatactttagattcttctacgTAGCCATATATGTCCCTTAATTTTTTGTACtatgtttaatataattatataataaaaatatagaaaataaattaaataatggaataataatggaataaataattgaataaataaataaagaaatgttacATCAATATGATTTAGATTTTTACAGCTAAATATCACTTAATATATAAACCaaataaactaaaagaaaaaataactagCATTGTGCACTGCATTACCTGCATGTATACTgcatttaaaacataataaacattaaCAAAATGTGTTTTTCGTCCCTATATTGAATTTTtatctttgatttattttaattatcttaCTGTTATATGTTACTTTTCTATTGATATACAactatatattgactatataaggACTAAATATaattttccctctgggatcaataaagtatccatccatctatcattgCAAATTACTGCTAAACTTATACagtaaaagtcaaaagtttggacacacctttttctCGTTCAGAGTGTATTTCTGTTtatgatattttacattataaattaaatattgaagactataGCTATACAGTGACACCACTTTTTAtgtaaacaaaacatgttttaaaataaaaaagcaaaaaacaaaacatgtatatactttagattcttctaagtagccataTATGTACATTACCTGTTGctatatgtttaatattaaactaaaatgtataaaattaactaaataaaaaaataaattaggaaAAATGTTACAGCatcaatattatttatattcttacAGCTAGAAATCTCTCTTTTTATcatataaaccaaaataaaacataactAGCATTGCTCTGTGCACTGCATTTATACggcatttaaaacacaataaacaataaCAGAATGTGGCTGTGGTTGCTATGGCAACCACAGTGTAAACTCAGCTAAAGGAACAGCAGGGctaatgttagcttagcataCCTGAGGTTTAGAGAAGCCGAACTTGTTAACCTACACTGGTGTGTAATATCTGTATTTAGTGATAATGTGAGTGAAATAGGAATATTTAACACTTTACAGAgaaagtttcagttttattgaaacacacacacacacacacacacacacacacacacacacatacacaaatatatatatatatatatatatatgccggATCAGAAGCAGCATCTTGGTTCTGAAAGCTGATTGGATCTGGTGGGTCTGCTGTGTGTGTCgggaccagtgttgggcacgttactttgaaaaagtaattagttatagttactagttactccaCCAAAaaagtaaccccccccccccccccccaggcaCCCaacttctcagagcgtgtttcataaggttttaaagtttttacggcccacctgtttacaacttgaaagcgtcaaggcccccataataataataataataataataataataataataataaaatatctaaaacaacAGAGTATAGTAAACacttgctaccataactttaccctgaaatggtgaatatagtgaatataaactttccaaatatagtacatgaacttctaaatggaaacatgctctaatattgtgcttctgtTGTATTTAcacacataagagtagcacgttttgacagggtagcacaactcgacagaacacctgatcaCTCAGCTCGCCGTgtgtgtgggcgtatccgtgacgttttatttattcaaatgaagcaacaggtgtagtcaatcgtaagtttaagattttttatcaacctcactgtgatctatagttctataaatccgttttcagcttctcctctgtggttgaaaggcagctgttctgtgtgtgtgaggctcgtatgtgcctctctcacacacagctgaactttttgtcggagggcggggctgtgcTCATGCAGCGGCTGAATGAATATttgaatgaataaaatgaatattttttattttttatttgtttatgtagatgtgtatatgtgtgtttgtgtctgtacagtagcagtcaaacgtTCTCTACATTCTCATTTAAAGTTTTATCGTTAAGATTAAGCTTAAATCaggacatgaaaacaattaagggacacttaATGAagcaaattatgtagtaaacagttaaTGTTAGTCCTCTACATTAACCCTTAGAG of the Astyanax mexicanus isolate ESR-SI-001 chromosome 10, AstMex3_surface, whole genome shotgun sequence genome contains:
- the LOC111195831 gene encoding testis-specific serine/threonine-protein kinase 6, which translates into the protein MQSSDADVLKCLGYEVMDFLGEGTYGVVKLAYSKRHQKEAAIKIVKRRPSPHCVVDKLLPREIQILKTVEHPHIAQVLEIFDELSDGRVFVVMECAKMNLQEKIFDLTRIPIGQAKAWFSQLLSAVEYLHQQDIVHRDLKCRNVLVTADNQIKLAEFGLGRFYAGCFYCTADYAAPEVITETPRDAKKSDVWSLGVILYTMIVGTLPFRGVSLRGLVEAQKKPVTFPYGIPVDEDCRKFIEFILHVDPSTRPSVTEVANHPWMKIEKDQECETSQTERSEASSAQIIIHCVDDSISDGEEVMANSEDVDVVVEEEEEKEEEEEHGCFIPVSAVVKRVASPILRASRNLRERMRKFFKVKSTANNSSSTTKTSSEVSDQSGLGKKEPVVSEKTKKPRFPKFKILQKKKKISVISL